Sequence from the Granulicella sp. L56 genome:
CATTTCTGCTGCCCATGACATCCAGCTCCTTCTGTACGAACAGCCGCGTCTCATATGCCACCAGCTCCTTCGCATAGCCGATGTACACCACGCGCCCGGTGAAGGAGACCTCTTCCACCGCCGCACGAAAGGTCTGCGGCAGCCCAATCGCCTCGATCATCACATCAGGCCCATGCCCGTCCGTAATGGCGCTCAACCGCTCGTGCAGGTCTTCGTTCTTCGAGTGGATCAGATGCTTCGCTCCAGCCTTGCGTGCAATCTCGAGCTTAGCGTCGTCCATGTCGATCGCGATCGTCTCCGCACCACGAAACGCAGCCGAGGCAATCGCACCAAGTCCTACGCCGCCACATCCAAACACCGCAACCGTGTCCTCCGCACTCACCCGTCCACGCGCCGCCGCATGAAACCCAACCGTCAACGGCTCAACCAGACACAACTCTTTAATCGACAGCTTCGCGGCATAGAGCTTCTCAACCGGAACGCTGATGTACTCCGTCATCGCGCCATCACGCTGCACCCCCATCGTCTCGTTGAACTGGCAGGCGTTGACCCTGCCGCGTCGGCATGAAGCGCACTTGCCGCAACTCGTATAAGGCGAAATCGTCACCAGGGTTCCCGCCGCCAGAGCACCACCGCCTTCGACAACCTCTGCCGCGACTTCATGGCCCGGCACGCGTGGAAACGTCACCATCGCATTGCGGCCGCGAAACGTATTCAGGTCGGTCCCGCACATCCCCACCATCTTCACTCGCAGCAAAGCCTCGCCAGCCTGCACAGCGATATCCGGGACCTCGGCCATAGCCGCGACCTCAGGCCCCTCTATCCGAAACGCCTTCATTCAAAAACTCCGATCAACCTATTTTCAAATAGAAAAATAGTCTTTCATAAAATCTACTCCAACCCATACACCGCGGTCGCCGTCCCACCGAACACGGCATCCCGCTCGGCCTCGCTGAAGTCCGCGAAGTAAGTTCGCAGCACATCGAACCAGCGCCCGTACTCACATCCCACCAGACAGACCGGCCAGTCCGACCCGGCCATCAACCGGCCCGGCCCAAACGCCTCCACCACCACATCCAGATAGGGTCGTAGCGACTCCGGCGTCCACGTCTTCCAGTCTGCCTCCGTCACCAGGCCCGACACCTTGCACCAGACATTTTCGCGCTTGCCCAAGTCTCGCATCCGCGCAGCCCAGGGCTCCAGCAGACCTTCGCGAATCAGCGGCTTGGCCATGTGGTCCAGCACGAACACCTGCTCCGGATGCTCATCTACAAACTCAATCGCCTGCGGAAGCTGCCGCTCGTAGATCAGAATGTCGTACACCAGCCCGCTACCCAGAAGAGTACGAATGCCGGAGTTGAAGTCCTCGCGCAGAATATAGTTCTCGTCCTTCTCCCCTTGAATCACGTGCCGCAGTCCCTTCAGCTTGGGCCTGAACTCAAACTCCTCCATCACCCCAGGAAAGTCCTCCCCGGCAATCGGAGCCCATCCCACGACACCGCGAATCGCCTCGCACTCGTCGGCCATCTGCAGCAGCCAGCGAGTCTCGTCCATCGTCTGCCGCGCCTGCACTGCCATCGTGCCGTCGATCCCAGCCGCCGCGATCTCGCACACTAAATCCTGCGGCAGAAAATCTCTGCGCAGTGCTGTCATCTCGTCATCGATCCATCCATAATCCTCAGGCGAATACCGCCAAAGATGGTGATGTGCATCAATCTTTTCTGCCACTCTCTTCGTCCCCTTCAACTCGCTCGGCGACAGCTTTCGCCGCAAAAAAACACAAGCCAAGTCTATCCCAGCCGCACCACGGCTGGTTTTGCGCGAATTATCTCTCGGAAACCTCTATCAGCGCCTGACAGCCCAGGCCATACCATCGGGTTCGCCACCAGCCTGAATGTGCCCCGTCACCGCAAGCGTCTTGAGATCGATGACCGCGACATAGTTATCAGGGCCGCACGCGACAAACGCTCGCGCACCATCGGCCTCAACCAGCACGCCACCCGAGCCATGACCGATAAGGATACGTTTCACCACCTTGCGCGTACTCGCATCCAGAACGATAAGCTCCGGCCCGCTCGACACCAGCACCCGCTTCCCGTCCAATGTGAATTTCAGCCGGTTCGCTCCCTGAGCGTTGATGGCAAGTGTATCTACTACCTTCTTCTCATGAAAATTGATGACTGAGAGCGTGCCATCCTGCGCATTCGCAACCCAGATCTCTTTGCCATCCGGAGAGACGTCAAAGCCCTCCGACCCATTCCCGACGCGAACCACGGTCTCGTTCCAATCGGTGCGAGCCGCGCCACCAGGCCCACCCGGCGGCGGTGGCATTCCGCCAGGTCGATGTGCTCCGGGCGGTGGCCCGGGCATCCGTACCGGCTCCTGGTCGATGATGCTAACCGTTCCCGAGTTGACGTTGCTCGTGACGATGCGCTGCCCATCTTTCGAGACATAGATCATATGAGTACGGTTCTGTCCTGTACCCAAAATCCAATCGACCTTACCGGTAGCGGGATCGTAGCGGCCAATCGCCTTGGCGGCTTCAGCGGTAAACCACGTCTTGCCGCCTTCGAACGCAAGCCCATGCGGCCCCCGCAGCGGACCAAGGTCTACCGTTCGCAGCTTTTTATCCGTTACCAGATCAACGATGGTAAGCGTGTTGTACGCACCGAAGCCATAGTTCGAGACATACGCCGTCGTCCCGTCCTCCGACGCAATGACCTCGTGAGGATCATTCCCCACAGGCACCCTGGCCAGCACCCGCAGGCTCGAAGGATCGACGACACTCAAGCTGTGCTCCTGCTTCGAGAGCACCAGCAGCGATGCCGAAGGTTTGCTCTGTCCATAGAGAAAGCCGGAGAGGCAGAGATAGACGACGGGAACAGTAGCGCGAACGAGAGCTTTCATGCGTTGAGCCTACCCCCAAACCTCACCGCAAAGCCAGAGATTAAGGCACTCCGCAGCTCCAGATCAAGCCCGCTTCTTCAGCTCGGGATACCGCTCGAATATCATGCGCTGGTCTTCGGCGCTCAACTGGCCCAGGCGCTTCGGCTTGTCTTGCGGCCGCATCCCCTTCTGGTTGAGCACATTCATCAGGCTCCATTCACGTTGCAGACCGCGCGGTTCTTCGGCCTTCAAGTCATATCGCGTAAAGTCGATCGCCATGGCAGGGCTGTTCGTGGTCCAGTCGTGCAAAAGCGCCAGCCGAAACTCCTGGTTCATAAACCACTCGATCTCCAGGTTCTTCTCCGAACCCGGCGCACCGGTCCCCTTCTCGTCAAACCGGTAGTTGAGCAACGCATTGCTGGGCGTATGCTTGCGCCACTCCAACCCGAACGCGCCTTCCGTCATCACCTGCGTATCCGGCCAACGTTCGCGCATCGTCTGCAACCAGTAGGTCAGGTCCTCGTCGTGGCCCACCGATACCTCCCAGATGCCCGTCACCCAGCCAAAACCGTTCAGGGCGTGCCCACGGTCAAAGTGCACCGCGGTGGTATCCATCATCTCTCTGCGGCCCACTTCCTTGCCCAGATTCCCCACCGTCTCAATCGGACCCACGCCCATCCGGCTGTTGAAGCCGCCCTGAAAGCCCTCTCGCCGCGCCGTCAGAAAATCGCAGGTCCATCCATCGAGGCACACGCAGTCGATAAAGTCTGCAGGTCCCTGCGCAGGCTTCAGATAGTGTTCGCGGCTTGGATAATACGGATAGCAGATGCCACCATCGCCATCCCCATGATCGATGCCGTGCTGGCTCCAGATCTGGCCCTGGCACACATGAATGCCCTCGTCGGTCGCCAGCAATCTCTGGTTTTCAGAGTCCATGAAGCCTGCCACCACGCACTCCGGGCGATAACCACCGCCAACCATGTCGGAGATCATTCGCAGAGCATCGTGAATCGTCTGCCGGACGTGCTCGCGCGTGTCATACATCGGCGCAAAATAACCGCCTGGGATAAATGTGATCTCGTCGCCATAGCGGTCGTGGTACAAGGCCAGCAGCTTCCGCGCCTGCTTATACTCCTCGCGGTCGTCCTTTAAGGCAAGCCAACTGATCGCCCAGGTCATCTTCCCATCCGGGCAGCCTCTCGCAAAGGCCTCTCGCCGCGAACGGATGTGGGCTGTACTGTTATCGCCAGACTCATCTTCGCCAATCGAGCGGGTGGGAGTTACCTCAATCTGGTTCACCCGCACCACCGAAACGTGGGTCACGAACCGTCCACGCATCGGGGCTGTCTGCTCGGCAAAGAGTTGGCTACTTGCTCCCGGTCCACCCAGCGCGAGCGATGCAGCTGTACCAGCCGCGCCGCCAAGAAAATGCCGCCTCGTCCAACTTTCATTCATCTACCTGCTCCTCTGTTTCGTCAGTTGCCCACAGCTTCGTTGGACGCTCTTTACCCGGCAGCAGTCATCGTAGCAGCCGATGTCCAGATCGATATCCCGGCCTCATGAAATCCACATCCGGCTACGGCATTAAACGCATCACACTCTCTGGAGACTCCTTCCATGCCGACAAAAAAATCCGCCTCCCGCTTCGCAACACAAAGCCGCATCGTCCTTCCCGGCAGCCAAAAGCCAAGCTTTGTCCAGCCTGCCACCGAAAAGCCCGTTCCTGCCGCCACACGCATTACCGTCTCCGTCATGGTGAAATGCAAGACTCCGCTAAAGGCCGCGAATCGCCTGGGCAAAGAGCGCCTCACCCGCGCCCAGTTTCGCCAGTCCCACGGCCCCGACCCCGACGCTCTCAAGCTTATCCGAGCCTTTGCTAAAGAATACGGCCTCACCCCCGTTGCGGGCACCCCCATCCCTGGCAGTTGCATCCTCAAGCTCACTGGAACCATCGCTGCCATGCAAAAGGCCTTCGGCGCCACCCTCGTCCACAAGGTTAGCGGCGCTGCCACCTATCGCATCCGCGAAGGCAATATCACCCTCCCCTCTGAACTCTCAGGCAAGATCGAAGCTGTCCTCGGCCTCGACAACCGTCCCCAGGCTCAGCCCCACTTTCGCGTCGCCCACGGAAAGAGCAAGCCTATTGCACAGGGTGGAGGCTTCGCCACGCCTCAAATCCGCGCCCAAGCCGACATCTCCTACACCCCCGTCCAGGTCGCCCAGCTCTACCAGTTCCCCGCCAACGCCAGCGGCGCGGGCCAAACCATAGGCATCCTCGAGCTAGGCGGAGGCTACCGCACCGCCGACCTCACGGCCTACTTCAAAACCCTTGGCCAGACGGCACCCACAGTCACCGCCGTCTCCGTCGACGGAGCCAAGAACAGTCCCTCCACTGCCGATGGCGCGGACGGAGAAGTCATGCTCGACATCGAGGTCTCCGCCGCCGTAGCTCCGGGAGCCAACATAGCCGTCTACTTCGCCCCCAACACCGACCAGGGCTTCCTCGATGGCCTCGATGCCGCCATCCACGACACCACCAACAAGCCCAGCGTCATCTCCATCAGTTGGGGCTCGGCCGAGGCAAACTGGACCCAACAGTCCATGACCGCTCTCGATACCGTCTGCCAGTCTGCCGCTGCCCTCGGCATCTCTATTACCGTGGCCGCAGGCGACAACGGCTCATCCGACGGGGGCACCGGCAATAACGTTGACTTCCCCTCCTCCAGCCCCCACGTACTCGCCTGCGGAGGGACCACGCTCACCGGCAGCGGAAGCACCATCACCAGCGAGGTCGTCTGGAACGAGCAGGCCAGCAACGAGGGCGCCACCGGCGGCGGTGTCAGCAACGTCTTCCCTCTGCCCTCGTGGCAAGCTAATTCCAACGTGCCCGCGCCGAGCAACAGCACGGGAGGACGAGGCGTCCCCGACGTCTGCGGCAATGCCGATCCCGCCACCGGCTATACCGTCCGCGTCGACGGCCAGACGCTCGTCATCGGAGGCACCAGCGCTGTAGCACCGCTCTGGGCAGGTCTTATCGCCGTAGCCAACCAGCAGAACGGCACAACCGCAGGGTTTCTTCAGCCGCAGATCTACGCTGCCAAGGCCAAATCCGGCTTCCGCGACATCACCTCGGGCAATAACGGCAGCTTCAGCGCCGGCCCCGGCTGGGACGCCTGCACCGGCCTGGGTTCCCCCATCACAGGCACTCTCATCCCATTCCTGGCCACCGGCACCACCTCCGGCAAGAAGCATCCGAAACCGAAGCCCCCTAAAAAGAAGCCCACCAAAAAATCGAACCGATAAAAAATAAGAGGCACCCCAAACGGGTGCCTCTTTATTCTCTAAAGGGATGGAACCTAGGCCAGCCGCTTCTTCATCAGATCCCGCGCAATCGCATCGAGCACACCGTTGAGGAAGTGGATCGACTCGGGCGCAGCGTAACGCCGTCCGACCTCCAGCGATTCATTGATGATGATCGCCGCAGGAGTATTAGGAAATCCCAGCATCTCCGCCACCGCTGCACGAATCAGGCTACGATCGACCACCGGCATCCGCTCAATCCGCCAGTTCTGCGCGTGCGCCTCGATCAACGCATCGATCTCTGTCTGCCGCGAAGTTGCGATGCGGTACAGATCCTCAGCGAAACCGCGGGTGTCGGCATCCACGTCATCCCGCGAAGGCCAGAACAGCTTACGCACTTCCTCAGGACTTTGTTTGCCAAGATCGCCTTGAAACAGCATCTGCATCGTCAATTCACGAGACTTGCGTCGAGTTCCCATTAGAGCTTCACCGCCAGTTTCTTCTGGATCGATATCATCTCAATCGCTGCAATTGCAGCCTCAAATCCTTTATTGCCAGCCTTTACGCCAGCTCGATCGAGCGCCTGCTCCAGCGTCTCGCAGGTCAACACGCCAAAGGCATGAGGAATGCCAGTCTCCTGCTGCGACTGGCCAATGCCCCGCGCCACCTCGATATAGATCGCCTCATAGTGGGCAGTTTCGCCGCGCAACAGGCACCCCAGCGTAATAATCGCGTCAAACCTCTTCGACTCAGCCAGCGTGCGCGCCGCCGAGGCAATCTCCCACGCGCCCGGCACACGAACAATCTCGACATCGGACTTCGCCGCGCCGCTGCGGTACAGCCCATCCAAAGAGCCTTGCAGCAAACGGTCGGTAATCACCGCATTCCAACGGGCGGTCACAATAGCAAACCGCATTCCAGCTGCCGACAGATCGCCTTCTACGGCAACCGGCTTGTTGTGCAGCGGATTCTCCGACTGCCAGAAGCCCAGCGTCAGCGCCTCCGCTTCGCCGGTCGCAATCTTGACCGTAAACAGGCGGCTGTTCCAGTGCGTAAGCTCCACTGCCGACAGCAACTCCGCAATCTCTTCGGTACGGTAGTAGGCCAACATCCACTTCTCGACCGCGGCATGAACCTGGTCGAGCTGCGTCACCTCAATCAGCAATGGCGGAACCGCAGGCGGTCTTCCCGTGACAAACTCAAGGTTCGCCAGCGGCGCAAGATGCGCGGAACCGCGGCCCTTAGCGTCCTGCCAGCCTTTGCCCGGCTCAAAACCCAGTGCGGAGAGCAGGCTGTTGAGCCGGTCGAACGTATCCGCCGAAGCAATGGCGCCGACAACCGTAATTCCCTTAATCATAAGTTCGATTGTATCGTCTGAAATGCAATGCGAAGGAGATGCCGGTGAACTACGAGATGCTGTTGTGCGAGGCTCATGGACCGATTACGACCGTCACCCTGAACCGCCCCCAGGTTCTGAACGCATTGAACACCCAGGTCTTCGACGAGTTGGAAGCAGTGTTTACTGCACTCGCGAAAGACCCTGCCGTCCGCGTGATCCTGCTGACAGGCGCGGGGGAAAAGGCATTCGCCGCAGGAGCCGACATCAACGAACTTGCGGCGGCCGATGCCGGATCCGGCGAAGCCAAGGCACGGCGGGGGCAGGCGGTCTTTCGCCTGATCGAGATCTGTGGCAAGCCGGTCATCGCCTGCATCAACGGCTTCGCGCTGGGGGGCGGGTGCGAGCTGGCCATGGCCTGCAACCTGCGTCTTGCCAGCGAAACGGCCCGTTTGGGGCAACCGGAGGTGAAGCTTGGGTTGGTACCCGGATACGGCGGCACCCAGCGCCTGCCTCGACTAGTTGGACGGTCGGCGGCCCTGCGCCTGATGCTGACCGGAGAGATGATCGGAGCGGCAGAGGCATTGCGGATTGGGCTGGTGGACGAGATCGTCCCGCCCGAACGGTTAATGACGCGAGCAAAGGAGTTGGCCAACGCGATCGTGACCATGGCTCCGCTGGCCGTGGCCGGATGCCTGGAGGCTGTCGAACGTGGAATCGGATTGCGAATCGACGAGGCCATGCAGGTGGAGGCGGAAATATTCGGGCGACTCTGCGGAACAGACGATAAAGCTGAAGGAACGACGGCGTTTCTCGAAAAGCGGTTACCGGAATGGACAGGTCGATGAAAACCCGGCAAAACTTTGCGCTTTGGCGCTTTTCTGAAGGAGCAGCCACTTGATATGCTGATATTTGTGCGTAGCCCTCGATCCATCGTCCAGTTTGCCCTGCTCCCCGCCCTTCTCCTTCCCGTGATGCTCACCGGCTGCACCCATACCTCGACGCCGAGCCAAGCGGAAGTGCGGGCGATTGCCGCCGAACAACAGGAGGAAGCTGCCCAGGCGAAGCAGGAGATGGAGGCCATTCCGATGCCATCGAAGGCGCAGTACATGGCGGTCAAGAGTCTCAATCTCTGGCAGAATCCTTACCTGACGGTTCAGGGCGGCATGGTGACGGTGCATGTAATGATCGCGGACGCCAATACCAGCGATCTCGGCAAGGGCGGCCTGCTGCGTCCCATGGGCGCGCGACGACGCGATTTGAATGTGCGGTTGACCGAACTCTCCGCTGCGCTCAATGCGATACCGCAAAGCTCATGGCCCTATGGCCGCGTGATCGCGGTGGAAGAGGCGCACGAGGTCCCGGTCAAAGCACGTCCCCAGGTCCGCCGTAATGTGGAGACGGTGGTCAATACTCTGAACAATCTCGGCATTGTCGTGTATGACTGGAGCGATTCGGGAAAGAGCTAGGCTCTTTATTGCTTAGCTCTTTGAATACGTGCAGTCGAATCCACCGGCAAGCCTAAGACGGATGGAATGCATCTTACCTATACGAAAGATGTCGAGGTGACGAGTGGGTGAGATGGGTGAGGAAAGAAAGACTGAATTTGGGAAGTCGTTAGTCAAGGGCCTGGTAGCTGGCTTGATTGGAGGACTTGTCGCCACGGCAGCGAAGACGATGATGGAGAGAGTCTATCCTCCGCGCACGCACGGAGAGCCTGAGCCTCCGTCGATGCTTGCCGAAAAGCTGGCTGGGCACGAACTGACGACAGGCCAAAAAGCCGTTGCCACAGAGACGATCCATTGGGGATTCGGCGCGTTGACCGGCGCAGCCTACGGAGCTCTGGCTGAGTTTTATCCGGCAGCAACCGCAAAAGACGGCGCAGGGTTTGGCATGGCGCTGGCTTCGTTGACCCATGAAGGAGCGCTGCCCGCGATGGGATTGTCCGCGCCACCAGAGCAACAGACCACCCGGGAGCGCACCAGCGAGATGGCGTCTCACGCAGTGTTTGGCGTGGTAACGGAGACAGTGCGGCGAGTGGTGCGAAAGATCCTGCGATAAACCTCTCGGACTAACGTGAGGCTACTCGCCCCAATGCTCTGATCGCAGCGGGGCCGACGACTCGAGCCTTGACGCCGATTGCGAGTCGATGGGTGGGGCGAGACTGCGGTTGAGAGCCATCTGCCCATGGCACAGCACGAAGCAAACCCAATACACAACGGAAGAACTGTGATGTTGAGAAGTCTCTGTCAGGTAAAAGACAACTCCGACAAAAAGCAGAATGATAGGGCCTGTCTTCGCTACCCAACTCTCTGAATATTTGCGGATTGAACGAAGCTGTTCCTCATTCCAGCGTTCCAACCGGATGCCACAAGTAAGTTCCTGTTGCGCCCACCAGCCAAGATAACCGCCGCCGCCGAAAAACATGCACATCACGATGAGGTGCGAGATGAAGCTGAAGCCGAGGAATCCGCCATTGCAATCACCTCTATAGTGGCTTCCGTGCGGTACGACAAGAAAAGCGCTTGCCACGATAAGAGTGCCCAGAATAATGAGTCCAACAAGTTGCGCGGGAGTGGCCTTCGAGCGCTTCATGGAAGCAATATAGCACTGGCGAGCTTTGAATCTGCGATCTAGACGCCCTTTTTCATCGGTTCCCAGATGAACTTGTGAATCTGGAGCGAAAGGCGGGCGTCGAGGCCATCAGCCAGCATCCATTCAACTAATTTTCGCGGGTCGAGCGCCATGTTGTCTGCCGTGCGCTGCGGACTGGGTGTCTGCTGGAAAGCCGGGCTGAGCAATATGCCTCCAGCCTTGCTGTTCAGATCATGCTGGCGGATGAAGTCGCGGGCAAACTCATAGTCTTCGCGGTTGGTGATGACGAACTTCACCTCGTCACCTTTGGTGAGGGCTTCGAGGTTTTCAAGACGGAAGCTATTAGCCGCCGCGCCTGCACCGGGGGATTTCACGTCAACGATCTTGTGCACAGCTTTGGGCACTTCCGCCAATGGTCGTTCACCGGAGGTTTCGATCATCAATGTGTAATCCTGTGCGAGCAGCCGCTGCATCAGCGGCAGAAGCTCCTTCGCCTGCAACATCGGCTCGCCACCCGTGAACTCAATCAGCCTGCACGGGGTGAGCGCCTCGATCTGGGTAACGATCTCATCCTCGCTAAAGGGCTTGCCGCCGCTGAAGGTGTACTCGGAGTCGCACCAGGCGCAGCGGAGATTGCACCCCGCGAGCCGGACGAAGATGCAGGGGAGTCCTGCGAAGGATGACTCGCCCTGAACGGATTTGTAGAGTTCGATTAAGTGCATTTCGAGAGGGCTTATTCGTAATAACGGGCGAAGCTGGTGTCGGTCTCGTAGAGAGTGCAGTCCTTGATGCGAACGCGGCCCCCGGTCATGTCGTGGAGCTGCTTCGCTGTCTCCTGATAGAAGTAGCGAGCGAGATTCTCAGCCGACGGATTGACCGTCGTGAAAGGCTCAAGGTCGTTGATCATCTGGTGGTCGAGATAGTCGACGACCGGACGCATGACCTGCTTGAGCAGCTTGAAGTCGAGCAGGAGACCGGCTTCGTCGAGGTCGGGTCCGATCAGCGTGACGAAGACTTTGTAGTTGTGGCCGTGCGGGTTCTCGCACTTGCCGCGATAGTTGCGGAGGTAGTGGCCGGAGGAAAAACCGGCTTCTACGGTGACTTCGAACATGGTTCTACGATCCCTTCAACGGCCGCGTCAGGCTGGATTTGGAGCTGGAGTAACGCGGCTTTCGGCGTGATTTACGCCTTCTAAAGCCTGTTAACTTCATTGTACCGTCTTCGAGCGGCCTAATGCTTTTTGCGCTGCTGGCGGCGCTGCTCGTCGGTGTGGCGCTCGGCCTGCTCGAAGAGCGAAGAAAGCACGGCAGCGAGCGAGACGACCATGCTGATAAAGAAGAGCGCAAGGCCCATCGTCCGCCAAAGTGACGTGTCGCCCGGAGAGCCCGGTTGCTGCGCAATATTGGTATAGGAGATCCCGAAAGAGATCATCGCAAAGACCAGCAGCGTTCCGGCAAGGATGTAAAGATTACGGCCCATATGAATAGCTTCATTTTACGGCTGGCAGAGCCTTTCTCATTTCGTAAACTAAAGAAATGAAGAAAGTCCGCTCTCCGCTATACGTCACCACGCTCATCGCGGGCGCTTTTTTCATGGAGAATCTGGACGGCACGATTATCGCCACGGCGCTGCCACAGATGTCGCACAGCTTTCACGTCAGCGCGGTCAGTCTGAACATCGGAATGACGGCATATCTGCTGACTCTAGCAGTCTTTATTCCTATTAGCGGATGGGTGGCCGACCGCGTTGGCTCTCGCACTGTCTTTGCCGCAGCGATCGGTGTCTTTACGCTGGCTTCCTTGCTCTGCGGCGTGTCGCACACGCTTACGCAGTTCACGCTGATGCGCATTCTGCAGGGCATCGGCGGAGCGATGATGGTGCCGGTGGGACGGCTAGTCGTGCTGCGCAGCACTCCGAAAGACCAGCTCGCCCAGGCCATCGCGTACATCAGTTGGCCAGGCTTGACCGCGCTCGTGATCGGGCCGCCTCTGGGCGGCTTCATCACAACCTACATGAGCTGGCACTGGATCTTTTTCCTTAACCTGCCCCTTGGCATTCTGGCCCTCATTCTGACCATGCTCTGGGTCGAGAACGTACGCACGGACGAGGTGCATCCCTTCGATTGGCTCACCTTCCTGTTGGCCGGCTCTGCCTCTACCGGAGTCGTATACGCCATGGAGAAGCTCGGAGCAGAGGGAGTGCACTGGCAGTTGCCCACCTTCATCCTTGCGCTCAGCGTATTGAGCGGAACCCTCGCGACCTTCTCTGCCCGCCGCAACCCGGCTACCTCTCTAATTGACCTCGAATCCCTGAGGATGAAGACCTACTCGCTCTCGGTCTACGGAGCAAGCGCCTTCCGCATTTCCGTCTCGGTACTGCCATTTCTGCTGCCGCTGATGTTTCAGATATCGTTCGGCCTGAATGCCTTTCGATCGGGTGTCTATCTGCTCGCGCTCTTCGCCGGAGACCTGAGCATGAAGGCCTTTGTCATCCAGGTACTTCGCCGCTTCGGATTCCGCAACATCCTCATCGTCAATGGCGTGATTACCGCAGCATCCATGGCCCTTTGCGCGATCCTGAGCCCCGTAACGCCACCTATCTTGATCGTCTCCATCCTATTTTTCCACGGCGCCTGTCGATCCATGGAGTTCACCTGCATGACGACGCTCGCGTACTCAGAGATTCCGTCCAATAGGATGAGCCGTGCCAATGGATTTCTCAGCGCCGTCATGCAGCTCGGCATGGGCATGGGGGTCGCAGTTGGGGCGATCACATTGCGGCTGGTCGCCCATGCGCATGGCCACTCCGCTGCTACGCCGCAGCTTCGCGACTTTCACTACGCCATTCTCTTCATGGCCGTTCTCGCCCTTGGACCTGTCTTCAACAGCATCGGCCTGCCACATGATGCAGGCGCTACCACCAGCGGGCATCGTCCGCAGGAGTTGGAAGTAAACCCCGCCTAAGCGTGTCTTCGTGGGAAGTAGCCTACTGCTTGAGAGTGACTATCTTTTCGCCCGAGGCCGCGAAGAACTCCTCGACGTCGGTAATCTCCTGCGTAAGCCGATACGGCGGCAGGCTTTCGAGGAATATGCGGCCGTAGCGCTGACGCTGGATGCGCGGGTCGAGCAGCACCAGAACACCGCGGTCGTCGAGCGAACGAATGAGGCGGCCAAAGCCTTGCTTGAGCGTGATGACAGCGTTAGGCACCTGATAGTCGAAGAAAGGCTTTCCGCCAAGCGCTTCGATGGCCTCCATGCGCGCCTTGACGACGGGATCGTTAGGCACAGCAAACGGCAGCCGGTCGATAATGACGCAGCTTAGCTGCTCGCCCTGCACGTCTACTCCCTGCCAAAAACTCGAGGTGCCGAAGAGCACCGCGTTGGGCGTGTCGCGAAACTGCTGCAGAAGAACATGCCGCGGCGCTGTGCCGTGAAGCAGCAGCTTATAAGGCAGTTCAGCAAGCAGGCGGTCATGGGTCTCGCGCATCTGCTTATAACTCGTGAACAGGCAGAAGGCGCGGCCTTT
This genomic interval carries:
- the ribH gene encoding 6,7-dimethyl-8-ribityllumazine synthase, which codes for MIKGITVVGAIASADTFDRLNSLLSALGFEPGKGWQDAKGRGSAHLAPLANLEFVTGRPPAVPPLLIEVTQLDQVHAAVEKWMLAYYRTEEIAELLSAVELTHWNSRLFTVKIATGEAEALTLGFWQSENPLHNKPVAVEGDLSAAGMRFAIVTARWNAVITDRLLQGSLDGLYRSGAAKSDVEIVRVPGAWEIASAARTLAESKRFDAIITLGCLLRGETAHYEAIYIEVARGIGQSQQETGIPHAFGVLTCETLEQALDRAGVKAGNKGFEAAIAAIEMISIQKKLAVKL
- a CDS encoding MFS transporter translates to MKKVRSPLYVTTLIAGAFFMENLDGTIIATALPQMSHSFHVSAVSLNIGMTAYLLTLAVFIPISGWVADRVGSRTVFAAAIGVFTLASLLCGVSHTLTQFTLMRILQGIGGAMMVPVGRLVVLRSTPKDQLAQAIAYISWPGLTALVIGPPLGGFITTYMSWHWIFFLNLPLGILALILTMLWVENVRTDEVHPFDWLTFLLAGSASTGVVYAMEKLGAEGVHWQLPTFILALSVLSGTLATFSARRNPATSLIDLESLRMKTYSLSVYGASAFRISVSVLPFLLPLMFQISFGLNAFRSGVYLLALFAGDLSMKAFVIQVLRRFGFRNILIVNGVITAASMALCAILSPVTPPILIVSILFFHGACRSMEFTCMTTLAYSEIPSNRMSRANGFLSAVMQLGMGMGVAVGAITLRLVAHAHGHSAATPQLRDFHYAILFMAVLALGPVFNSIGLPHDAGATTSGHRPQELEVNPA
- a CDS encoding radical SAM protein is translated as MHLIELYKSVQGESSFAGLPCIFVRLAGCNLRCAWCDSEYTFSGGKPFSEDEIVTQIEALTPCRLIEFTGGEPMLQAKELLPLMQRLLAQDYTLMIETSGERPLAEVPKAVHKIVDVKSPGAGAAANSFRLENLEALTKGDEVKFVITNREDYEFARDFIRQHDLNSKAGGILLSPAFQQTPSPQRTADNMALDPRKLVEWMLADGLDARLSLQIHKFIWEPMKKGV
- the queD gene encoding 6-carboxytetrahydropterin synthase QueD, with the translated sequence MFEVTVEAGFSSGHYLRNYRGKCENPHGHNYKVFVTLIGPDLDEAGLLLDFKLLKQVMRPVVDYLDHQMINDLEPFTTVNPSAENLARYFYQETAKQLHDMTGGRVRIKDCTLYETDTSFARYYE
- a CDS encoding DUF1440 domain-containing protein encodes the protein MGEERKTEFGKSLVKGLVAGLIGGLVATAAKTMMERVYPPRTHGEPEPPSMLAEKLAGHELTTGQKAVATETIHWGFGALTGAAYGALAEFYPAATAKDGAGFGMALASLTHEGALPAMGLSAPPEQQTTRERTSEMASHAVFGVVTETVRRVVRKILR
- a CDS encoding enoyl-CoA hydratase-related protein translates to MYRLKCNAKEMPVNYEMLLCEAHGPITTVTLNRPQVLNALNTQVFDELEAVFTALAKDPAVRVILLTGAGEKAFAAGADINELAAADAGSGEAKARRGQAVFRLIEICGKPVIACINGFALGGGCELAMACNLRLASETARLGQPEVKLGLVPGYGGTQRLPRLVGRSAALRLMLTGEMIGAAEALRIGLVDEIVPPERLMTRAKELANAIVTMAPLAVAGCLEAVERGIGLRIDEAMQVEAEIFGRLCGTDDKAEGTTAFLEKRLPEWTGR